One window of the Equus caballus isolate H_3958 breed thoroughbred chromosome 2, TB-T2T, whole genome shotgun sequence genome contains the following:
- the ISG15 gene encoding ubiquitin-like protein ISG15: MGGELKVKMLGGEFLVPLKDSMLVSELKQQIAQKTGVPPFQQRLATHPAGMVLQDRVPLVSQGLGPGSTVVLVVQNCDTPLSILVRNGKGRSSAYEVRLTQTVAELKQQVCLRESVQADQFWLTFEGKPMDDQLHLGEYELTAGCTVYMNLRLRGGGAGPWGPR; encoded by the exons ATG GGTGGGGAGCTGAAGGTGAAGATGCTGGGGGGTGAATTCCTGGTGCCCCTGAAGGACTCCATGCTGGTGTCGGAGCTGAAGCAGCAGATCGCCCAGAAGACAGGAGTGCCCCCCTTCCAGCAGCGCCTGGCCACCCACCCAGCCGGCATGGTGCTGCAGGACAGGGTCCCCCTCGTCAGCCAGGGCCTGGGACCCGGCAGCACGGTCGTGCTTGTCGTGCAGAACTGTGACACCCCCCTGAGCATCCTGGTGAGGAACGGGAAGGGCCGCAGCAGTGCCTATGAGGTCCGGCTGACGCAGACGGTGGCAGAGCTCAAGCAGCAGGTGTGCCTGCGGGAGAGCGTGCAGGCCGACCAGTTCTGGCTGACTTTCGAGGGGAAGCCCATGGACGACCAGCTCCACCTGGGGGAATACGAGCTTACAGCCGGGTGCACAGTGTACATGAACTTGCGCCtgcgggggggcggggcagggccaTGGGGGCCGCGCTAA
- the HES4 gene encoding transcription factor HES-4 — MRSRVHTPRGCSALNSRAAGDARAGLRPGTRLGGIRRAARSAWHREARERIMPADTPGKPRASPLAGAPASASRTPNKPRSAAEHRKSSKPVMEKRRRARINESLAQLKTLILDALRKDSSRHSKLEKADILEMTVRHLQSLRRVQVTAALSADPTVLGKYRAGFNECLAEVNRFLAGCDGVPADVRSRLLCHLAACLGQLGPSRCPAPPPAAAEAPAPEVYAGRPPLPAFDGSFPLLRPGAAFALPLLPGLTGAPPAAPGAALQGRGAPWRPWLR; from the exons ATGCGGAGCCGGGTTCACACACCCCGCGGCTGCTCTGCCTTAAATAGCCGGGCGGCTGGCGACGCGCGCGCGGGCCTGCGGCCTGGGACCCGCCTGGGAGGGATACGGCGGGCGGCGCGCTCCGCCTGGCACCGGGAGGCGCGGGAGCGCATCATGCCTGCAGACACCCCGGGGAAGCCGCGAGCCTCGCCGCTGGCAGGAGCCCCGGCTAGCGCGAGCCGAACCCCAAACAAGCCCCGGAGTGCGGCCGAGCACCGGAAG TCCTCCAAGCCGGTCATGGAGAAGCGGCGCCGAGCGCGCATCAACGAGAGCCTCGCTCAGCTCAAGACCCTCATCCTGGATGCCCTCAGGAAAGAT agcTCGCGCCACTCGAAGCTGGAGAAGGCGGACATCCTGGAGATGACCGTGAGGCACCTGCAGAGCCTGCGGCGCGTGCAGGTGACAG cCGCGCTTAGCGCAGACCCCACCGTCCTGGGCAAGTACCGCGCCGGCTTCAACGAGTGTCTGGCCGAGGTGAACCGCTTCCTGGCCGGCTGCGACGGCGTCCCGGCCGACGTGCGTTCTCGCCTGCTCTGCCACCTGGCGGCCTGCCTGGGCCAGCTGGGGCCCTCGCGCTGCCCAGCCCCACCGCCGGCCGCTGCGGAGGCCCCGGCGCCCGAGGTCTACGCTGGCCGCCCGCCGCTGCCTGCGTTCGACGGCTCCTTCCCCCTGCTGCGCCCCGGGGCAGCCTTCGCGCTGCCCCTCCTCCCGGGCCTGACTGGggcgccccccgccgcccccggaGCGGCCCTACAGGGCCGGGGCGCGCCCTGGAGGCCCTGGCTGCGGTGA
- the LOC138923115 gene encoding collagen alpha-1(I) chain-like: MEQNPIAPGDSPVSFPASTQSCLGSPRPTRPCGCDVSLGLRIPGGRRRQTDKIVTRSLRDETKRRVSGGDPGSLPRTGWSRSLRSGVLREAGGSARPREGAASQDRKGPQGRGRRARAGRGAGTQGFRPGGVATAAVGPPSRWCRRLAPPQHLFPGPSSRPLSRLLLSLPWPTLVWPWSSATQSPAPPPPGSPPECPPESWRQTDPSADLGRRAAQVLGLHTCVYAWCAPPGRRPFTEVGPPTLHSGREEETEWRRRALESLRGLAGILGADPASTESPGNAGWPGAGAARTSPADQEATGVTEPPPTRAGCAGDRQPASAPGGHRRLLLLESSGSCPPELGPVCVGPGRPQPPAGTRPAGLQAGRRGRGAGSSPFFLS, from the exons ATGGAACAGAAT CCCATTGCGCCCGGCGACAGCCCCGTGTCCTTCCCTGCATCCACCCAGAGCTGTCTCGGGAGCCCGCGGCCCACCCGCCCTTGCGGCTGTGACGTCTCTCTGGGGCTTCGAATCCCGGGCGGGAGGCGACGGCAAACAGACAAAATAGTGACTCGGTCGTTAAGAGACGAGACAAAGAGGCGGGTCAGTGGCGGGGATCCGGGAAGCCTTCCTCGGACTGGGTGGTCCCGAAGTCTTCGCAGTGGGGTCCTCAGGGAAGCGGGTGGCTCTGCAAGGCCCCGGGAGGGAGCGGCGTCCCAGGACCGGAAGGGGCCGCAGGGCcgagggaggagggcaagggcGGGCAGGGGCGCGGGGACCCAGGGCTTCCGCCCGGGAGGGGTCGCCACGGCGGCTGTGGGTCCACCCAGTAGGTGGTGTCGACGGCTAGCCCCGCCCCAACACCTGTTCCCGGGTCCCAGCTCACGGCCGCTGTCCAGACTCCTTCTGTCCCTTCCCTGGCCAACCCTAGTCTGGCCCTGGTCCAGTGCCACGCAAAGTCCCGCGCCTCCCCCTCCGGGAAGCCCTCCGGAATGCCCTCCGGAATCTTGGCGCCAAACCGATCCCTCCGCGGATCTGGGGCGGCGGGCGGCTCAGGTCCTCGGGCTACACACGTGCGTCTACGCCTGGTGCGCGCCTCCAGGCAGGCGGCCATTCACGGAGGTGGGGCCGCCCACTCTCCACTCGGGCCGGGAGGAAGAAACCGAGTGGAGGAGGAGGGCGTTGGAAAGCCTCAGGGGTCTGGCGGGAATCCTCGGAGCGGACCCTGCCAGCACGGAAAGCCCTGGGAACGCTGGTTGGCCCGGTGCCGGGGCGGCTAGGACCAGTCCTGCCGACCAGGAGGCCACCGGGGTCACAGAGCCTCCACCCACGCGAGCGGGCTGCGCGGGGGACAGACAGCCCGCGAGCGCCCCCGGCGGCCACCGGCGCCTCCTGCTGCTGGAGTCGTCGGGGAGCTGCCCGCCTGAGCTGGGGCCCGTCTGCGTGGGCCCCGGCCGCCCCCAGCCACCCGCGGGGACCAGACCCGCAGGGCTTCAGGCCGGAAGGAGAGGCCGAGGAGCCGGTTCTTCACCGTTCTTTCTCTCGTAG